In the Bacteroidota bacterium genome, AAAACGCCGGCAATAATTCTTCGAACGTATGTTCTATCAGTTCATCTTTATCTGCCACACCGAGTGAATACAACATCGGCACATAATGATCGGGAGTTGGAGAAGCGGTCAACCCCAATTTATTTTTTTCATAATCGATAAGCGATTGAAAATCCCGCTGGTCCACTTTCATTTTCACCCACTGATCAAATTCTTCTTCCCAACCGAAAAGGGATCTTTCTCCGTGCAGCATTTTTTTCATTCCCTGTTTCAGGTTATGCACCACGGCGCCGCTGCCGATGATGAGTACACCTTTTTCACGAAGCGGTTTCAATTGTTTTGCAAGATCGAAATGATATTGCGCCGACTGGTAATAATCGATGCTCATCTGGAAAACAGGAATATCTCCATTGGGGAAATAATGACGAAGCACCGGCCATGAACCGTGATCGAGTCCCCACTCTTTCGTTTCATTCACTACCGGTGCAAGTTTTTTCACTTCGTGCGCATACGCGGGCGAGCCATGCGCAGGATATTTTATTTCGTAATACTCCTTTGGAAAGCCATAATAATCGTGGATTGTTTCCTGCACTTCGCCAGCGTTCACGTACGTACCACGCGTGAGCCAGTGCGCGGAAATAACGAGCACTGCATTGATGGAAAATTCATCGCGGATTTTTTTACTCACTACTCCGAGACTGGTAAAAAAAGGAGTTGCGTTCAGATCAGAAAGCGCTTCCATGGGATTTCCATGCGAAGTAAAAAGCACCGGCATTTTTTTCGTGGAAGAAAATTTATCCACGATCTTCGACAGGTCGGTTGTTTCCATAATATTTATTTTCTCTTTTACTGCGTTACTAATTTACTCTTATTCCGATGGAGTTTAGTGCCAATGCTGTAAGGCCCTGAACCGAAATACGCAATGAAAAGTGCACCGCCGATCATTGCCATGTTCTTCATGAAGTTGGCCATTTGCATTTGCATCATCATCGGATCAGTAACTTTCCAGAACGCATGCATCCAGAAAGTGACGGGTACAAGAAAAGCGATGATGATCCATGCACCCCACTTCGCCCTGTAACCGGTGATCAAACTCAAGGCGCCCACCACCGCCATTACACCCGAAATCGGAACAAGAACCGACGCCATGGGAACTCCCATAGAAGCTGCATAACTTACACTCTGAGAAGAGAAGTGACCTAACCCGGCCACCAGAAACAGGAGCGAGAAGAATATCCGCCCGATCAATGGAATTACTTTCATGTTTTTAGTTTTTTAGATTGATTCATTTACAACACAAAGTTCCGACAATTTGGTATAAATTATATACTGATATACTAAAGTATACCAGTATCCTCCTGTATACCGCCTTACGATTCGAAACTTGATTTATATTTGTAATACCTTTGAATATGGCACCAAAAAAAACAGCCGGTTTCGGAAAATTGGATTCCACAGAATGCGCAGGGAAACTTCTTCCCGTTACAGATGCCTTGTACGTTCTCAGCGGGAAATGGAAACTCCCGATCATCATTGCGCTTGGCCATGGGCATAAACGGTTCAAACAATTACAGCGGGAAATAAAAGGAATAACCGCGAAAATGCTTTCGAAAGAACTGCGCGAAATGGAAATGAATGAACTCGTAACAAGAACTGTTTACGATACAACTCCTGTCACCGTGGAATATGAATTAACCAAATACGGAATGACACTCGACAAAGTGATCTTTGCATTGGGGGAATGGGGAGAAAAACACCGGAAACGGATCAGGGGAAAAAAGTGACAGCGCGTATTTACAATCCACATTTGCGCATTGCCGGAAATAAGATCGGTCCCTGGCCCTGATGTGTTTACGGAGTTCAGCGTTGAGAAGAGATCAGTCTAAGAGGCTGTCTAAATTTCATTCGTGCAAAGTTGCTTCCATTCAAAAAAGAACTATTTTTAGAATTCTAACCCTTAACCCCATTCATCATGAAAACACTTTCAGCAATGGCCCTGCTTTTGCTTGCAGGAATTTCCGCCCATTCACAGGACTGGTCAGGAACTATTTACAAAATCGGCGTGATCTATCCTGGTTTTTATGTTACCAATACCGGCGACACGGTGAACGGATATTTCATGCACGGAAACCAGGTGGAGAATCAGCAGAAGTGCCAGTATTACAAAAATGAAACCGACCACAAACCAACTTCCACATTCAAGCCGGAAGATATTAGGAGTTACAAAGTGGCGGATAAACTTTACCGTTCCATTCATTACAGCGGAGGCCTGCTTGAAAAACCTCTTCGTTTTAATCTTGTGATCAAGGACGGCGGCATCAGTGAATTTACTTTTTACAGCGAAACGTGGGAAAGAAATGCAGATGGAACGTTGAAGAGCGATGACGTTTTTTTTAAAGCGAATGATCCTGCTAATCCTAAACCAATAACGCTGCAGGATTTCGGCTTCGGGTTTGCAAAAAAAATGAGCGCCTTCGTAGCGGACGATGCTGAACTTTCGAAAAAAGTTTCTGACAAAGAAAAAGGATACGGCATGCTCAACCTGCTTGATATCATTGACGAATACAACAAATGGTACACAACAAAATAATTTAAACTCCTAACCTCTTCTCTATGAAAACATTTTTTATTTCAGCGCTTTGTCTCGCACCGTTCGTTTCATTGGCACAGACCGCAGAATTTATTGAACCCCGCAATGTGCAGAGTGTTGCTATTCCGGAGGTGAAAACTTTTCACGTGAAAGATTATTCATACGTCCTGTACAAACAATTCGATATGAAAAGCCCGATCAATCACGATCTGCAGCTCGATGTTTATGACGGATCGCTGAAACCTTCCGGCTCCTACCAGATCGATAAAACTCTTGATCCGGGCGACGCGAATATTTACGAAGGTATTTTTGCGCTGCCCGACAAACTCGTCATGTTCAAATCGGAATATGAAAAAGGAAAAGGATCGGAACTGGAATATTATCCTTTTACGCTCACGGGTTCGCGTCAAGCCGGAACTCTGCTGGTAAGTTTTGATGCGGAAAAAGCAATGAACTCCGGAAATTTCGAAGTGAATGCAAGTGACGATGGAACAAAGATCGTGGTGTTGTGTGAATTACCTTATGTAAAAGATTCCGTGGAGAAAACGATCATTTATGTTTTCGATAATAATTTCAAACAACTCTGGGAAAAGGAATACCGTTTCCCTTATGAGAGCGGGAAAGCTCCGCATAATGATGTTTTTGTGAGCAACAGCGGAACAGTTTATGACCTGAAACGTGTGCCGGTAAAAAAATCATTCGACTTCTTTACCGTTTTTACTTTTACCAATAACGGAAGCAGTGTGCAGGAAAGAAAAATGGATCTTGGCGAGAATGGAACTATTTCAACTTACAGATCAGCATTCCTGTCCAATGGCGATCTCGCGCTCGGCGGATATTATTATCCGGATAAAAAAGCGGGCATGAATGTTGAAACACCGGCCGGAACATTTTATGTAAAAGTGAGTGCGGTTGACGGAGGAATGCCGGTTGACAAGATCAATCCTTTCACACCGAATGCAAATATCAAAGCGCTGTATCTTCTTGCGCAACCCGACAACAGTGTGATCCTCGTTGGAGAAGATGAATACCAGAATTCGACTCCCAAACCAGGAAGCACCACTTTCGAATACGATTATGATTATGATTATTCAACCATCATCGCAGTAAAAATGGGTGCAGACGGATCGAAGAGTTGGGAATATTCAATCAACCGGGAAGTAAGATCACGCGACGATGGCGCACGGTTTCTCTCGTGTTACGCTTGCATGATGGGTGAAAATCTTGTGATCACTTACCAGGATTTTCTTTACCAGCATGACGGACAAAAACACACCGGCATCATCGATCCTATTTACGGAAGCTGGAGAGTGAACGTGCTTGAAAAAATAAATAAGGACGGAGGAAAGGCCGGTGAAAGTTATATCAATGACAAGCGGCTTGCCGGCCGCGACAGTGAATATGCACTGATCCCTGTTACGGGAATAAAAATCAATGATTCCACTTTATTCTTCATTGGCGCGCGAGGAATGGAATTGGTGGGAATAAAAGTTGCGATGTAAAATAATTTTGAGAAAAAATTCCGTCAGGCATTTGCCGGATCTGAAACCGGGGAAATATTATTTCCGATTTTAGAGGCTGTTAAAATTTCATCCTTCTGTTTTGTTATGCGCCATTTTTGTTCATCCTTCCCTGCCCGCCCACGCACGACCCATTTTCCTTTAGCAGGCGGGGTTGCATTTCTTGGCCGTAGTCGCTCCACTATGGCCTGCAAAATGCGTCTCGATTTTTCCATCGATATTTTTCCGATGTAATACTGGTGAAATTCTTTTTGTTTTTTAAGGGGGCGGTAATAGCCAAAAAATATTTTAGGATCTACCGGGTAAGGATAAACCTGTTTCCCTTCGCCGATGTAATGGCCATTCTGATCGTAATGATAAAAGATGGTGTCGTTTACAAATATTGAACGATTGCCTTCTCTGCGCCGTATGCTGTCGATCTGCAATTCCGTCATTCCTGAATTCTTGTATCGCTCATCTAAATAATCGGTGTATGGAACAAGTGAATTGCCATCTTCCGAATAAACACTATCATCAAGAGGAATGAGAACAGAGTAAATTAATTTTCCATCATTGTCGAAAACATTTTTTGCATATTCAGTCGGAGGTTGTTCGCACAGGTGGCAGGAAATATCCGTTTCTGTCAATGAAAAAGAATCGTTCCTGTCATCCACGGTAGTATTCGCAAAAGATCCCTGGCCTCCTCCCTGGTTTCCGTTGAAATTTCCGCTGCTGATATCGTAATAATCGCCGTTGATAAGTATTGCTTTTGTTAAAATGCTATCATAATTAAAAACAAAATTGCTGTCCTTGATAATGTACCAATCGTAACCAATAGTTTCATCGGTGAATGACTCTATTGTAATATCCCAATACTGTTCCATTCCTCCTGTATGCTTTGCCGGTTGCTGATCAATTTCCACGATCGAATCAATTTCAAATGCGCGGCGTAATGAATCGGAAATGAAATAAACTTTTTTATTCTGCCCGTAGTTGAAAGGAGATTGTGCATGAATATTATTCACAGAAAATAAAAATCCGAAGAAAAATATATTTTTCATTCCAGAATTATTTGCTTTAATAAAATTCGCAAATATTCATTGGTAATCGGACCTGTTTGAACAAGTGTTGCTTCTATTGAATAAGTGAAGAGAAAATAAAATAGGAGTGCCAGGATCGGAAGTTTTTTTATTTCGCCGGACTAAATCCACCTTTGGAGAACCAGATGTTATAACCGATCATAAAATAAAATCCGCCCTGGTTCACTTTTCTTGGATCGCTCGTATTGGAAGGAGGAGTTGAATAAGTCCATTGCGGATCGTGGAACTGAAAAGTATATCCGAAAGAAATGGTGGCGGGTATGCAATCGAATTTGAATTTCGGCCCCCTGAGAAGTTTAGGAAGTTCAAGCATTCCGCCCACATTGATCAGCGTGCTTTTTACATTTCCATATTCGAGATAAAAAGTAGTATCTGCATTCACTATTCCTTTTCCGCTGGCTTTGGAATAGATGGTTGATTTTACAAATTGAATTCCGGCAACAGGATAAATTCCGCGAAAACCTTTCAGATTCGCTTTGCCCTGAACATTGTAATACAGCGACGCTCCCCAATAGCCATAATCGCCACCCGAACGGACCGTGTAATTATCATAATTTCCTTTCTTCTGTTTGTTCAATGAAAAAACAAAAATGTCGGAAATTCCCATGTACGCCGAAAACAATAATTTATCCCTTCGCCCCGCTAAAAAACCTACTTCTTCTTTTATGGAAAAATCCGGCGGCTGATTTAACAGGTAACCATATTGCCGCAGATCATAAAAATTCATTTGTTGCATTCCAGCGCGCACATATCCCGCAAAAAAACTTTTATGTACAATGTGAGCTGAATCGTTTTGGGAAAAAGAAAATGTAGAAAGTGGCGCAAATAAAAATACTACAATGACTTTTTTCATTGTAATAAATGTATTGAAATATTTCTGTTTTATTTGCCAGCAGAAAGTTAATTGCTGACCTTTACTAAAATTACGCGGACGTGTCGTAACTGGTAGCCGAGCCAGACTTAGGATCTGGTGTCGAAAGACGTGTGGGTTCGAGTCCCCCCGTCCGCACAGAAACTCCGAAGATCAATCGGAGTTTTTTTATTTTTATTTTTCCGTGGACAGGTAAAACGGGATTATTTTCTTCGAAAACAAATGTGGATTTTCGAATGGAAGATAATGTCCGCAATCATCGAGGAGTTCAACTTTTGAATGAATGATCTTTTGTTTTGCAATCTCCGCGATATCGGAAATTTTCATGGATGAATGAAGAATTCTATTGGGAATGAGCTGGTCATTTTTCCCATAGAGCACAAGAACCGGTTGATGAAGATGGGGAAGAAAACTCATCACGGGTTCGTTGAGCATTCCTTTCACGCAGGAAATAATTGTTTCACTGAATTGCGAAAACATTTCTTTCTGTTGTTCGAGATGTTCCTGCGCAAGCTCGCTCACCTGTTCAGCACGCGCGCCCAGCTGTGGTGCGTACATGCTCATCACGTGCGCAACATCCATAGGAGCGCGATAAAAAAATTCAGTGCCCTGCACAAGATGCATTTTTTCTTCGGGAGAAAAAGTTTCAATTCCCGCAGGAGAAATAAGAACCAATCGCTGCACCACAGACGGCATTTGCAAAGCAGTAACGATACTGATCTGTCCGCCCATCGAATGTCCGGCGAGTGTTACATCCTGCAGGTTCAGTTTTTCAATCAACGCGCGCACAACTCCTGCAAAAAAATTCATAGAAAAATCGCCGCGGAATTTTCTTGAACAACCGTGCCCGGGAAGATCGATGGCGATGCAACGGAAATCATTCCGCAGGTATTCCACTGCATAATTCCAGAATTTTCCATTCAATCCCAATCCATGTACAAAAACAAGAACAGGTTTATTCGCCTGCGTATCAGATTTAACAATTCCCGAATCGTAAAATGCTATTTCATCTTCAGGAGAAATATTAAGATAATGAGGAGTGGCCCACATTGGGAAACGGATTACGAATGAACGCTAATATACGGATCGCGGATAAAAAGCTATTATTTTTTTTTGATAAAACACGCTCCATCCGCAATACGTTCCCCGCACGTGAGCATGCGCGCTGTAAAATAAAACATCCCGACTTCATGGGTAGAACCGGGATGTTTTCCAAACAAACAAGTAATCAAACTAAGCGGTATCCTAACTACCGCCAAGTGTCAGTCGCGCGAGCCGAGAAATTTAATTACGGCAGGTGCAAGTTCTTTTTGTGAGCGGGTACCAACGAAAACGCCGATATGTCCACCCGGAAATTTATATAATTCATTGTCTTTCGTTCCGAGTTTTTCATTGAGCGGAATAGATGCCGAAGGAGGAACCAAATGATCTTCTTCGGCATAAATATTCAGAACCGGAATGGTAATATTTTTAAGTGAAATTTTTTTTCCGCCGATCACCAATTCATCTTTAAACAATTTATTTCCCTGGTAAAGATCTTTCATGAACTGGCGGAAACATTCTCCGGATTGATTCGGAGAATCGTTTATCCATTTTTCCATTCGAAGAAAATTCAGCATTTTATTTTTGTCTTCCATGATGTCGACCATGCCCATGTATTTATTCACGCGCATCATCGGTTTCAACATCGAGAATCCGTTATTGAGAAATTCACCGGGAACAGTTCCATAAGAATCCACGAGACGATCGAAATTGATATTTTTAGACCATCGGAAAAGCAATCCTTCATTGGTAGAAAAATCGACGGGAGTAACGAGCGTAACGAGATTTTTTATTTTCTCCGTGTGCAGCGAAGTGTAAATAAGTGAGAGGGTTCCTCCCTGGCAAATGCCCATGAGATTTACTTTCTCCACTTCATTATTCTTCCGCACAAAATCAACGATATCGTCGAGGAACCAATTCACATAATCATCAAGCGTCACATCTTTATCGGCCTGCGTAGGATATCCCCAATCGATCATGTAAATATCCAGGCCAAGATCGAGGAGATTTTTTACAAAACTTCTGTCGGGCTGAATATCGAGCATGTCATGGCGATTCACCAATGCGTACGATACGATAACCGGCGTATTGAATTTCGCAGGAGTCTCTCGCTTGTAGCGGTACAATTTGATCTTATCGACTTTGAAAACAAGTTCTTTCGGAGTGGTAGCAACTTCCACCTTGTCGATCTTCACAAGATTATCATAACCTTTCACCAGTTTGGTTCCGGTCTCCGCGATTTGTTTTACAAGATTCTCGTTCGCCATTTCAGTTGGAAGTTGAGAGAAAAATCCGGAATATTTCCCCGGACTCCTCTCGCCGTTCTCCGGACTTATACTGTCGCAGTTTTTTTCTTGGAAGATTTTACTTCTTTCGATTCTGTTTCTTCGCTGCCAGCCTGTTTCTCGAGTGCATGAACGCGTTTACGGAGTTCGTAGATCGTCGTATAAAGTTCATTGGCTTCGCTGCGCAGAACAACAGGAAGTGGTTGAAGAAGGATCTCTGCAATTTTTTCTCCGTGCTGTTTTATTTCAAGGCCGAGGTCAAGCAGTTCTCCCTGCAGTTTTGAATACTCATCACTCTTGAAAAGCGTAAGAAAAACTTCTTCATTCTTGTTTGTCCATTTACGGAAAGCTTCCTGCGAATCAGAAAGATCAGTTCCTTTTTTCACCTCTTCAAAACTTTCGAGTGTGTAGGTTTCCCATGACTTTGCCCCGGTAGCATACATGAACTGTTGGAGTTCTGTAAGTTTTTGTCCGTACACAGTCATTTTCTCAGCAAGTGAAACGAGATCTTCATTGAGTTCAGTTTCTTTTCCCGGATTGAAAAGTTTCACGAGTGGAGTAAGCGCGCGTTGGTAAATGGAGAAAATATTGTTGTAAGGATTCTCCGGATTATTTCCGAATGCGAGATAAGGAAAAAGATTTTTGAAAGTCTCGGGAGTACTTCCTGCAAATTGACCAAAAACATGCTTGGAATAATTGGAAGTTACTTCTGTCCAGTTCTGCCATTGCTGGAAAAGATCTTTTGTCTGCACAGGAGATATCCAGGAAATGGTTTTATCCATCAGGTCTTTGAAGGCAGAAGCATTGAATGAATTTTTCATCCATTCATTGCTGTAGGTATTGCTCATCATATTTTTATAAAGCGGTGACCAGAGTTCATAGAATTTCACAAATGAACCGGAATAGTTCATCATGTTATTCCATGTTTCTTTCATATTCGAATCATTCAATCCGCCAGACCAGTTCTGGAACGGTGTGACCCATTGCTGCCACATCTCGGAAGATTTTTTTGTCCAGTCCTGGTTTGCATTCCACCACTGCTGGTTGAATTCAGCAGTTTTATTCAGTGTTTCGGTTGCGAACTGGTTGTTTGAAGTATAAGGTTGGGAGAATGTGCGGAAAGTATCGAACGATTTTTCGGCGATCTCTTTCTGTGCTTTCATCCAATTGGAATACGCTTCTGAAGAGTCGAATGATTTTCCGTTTTTGAAAGCTTCCGTATTTTTTTCGAATTCGGTTTTAAAAGTTTTCGACGCATTTTCATTGGCATTCTTCGTGATCTCCATTTGCTTATTCAGCCATTCCTGATAAATGGTTGCGCCCTCTTTCATTGAAGATCCTGTTTTCACAGAATCCTGAAGTTTTTTGTTGCTTTCTGTCCAGTTGTTCATCAACTGTTTCTGGGTTTCCAACCAGGCATCGAAGAAGTTGTTGTTTTCCATTGTTTTTGCGTTCTAATACTGTGTTTATAAATGATTTATGCTTTATTTCCGAATTTGAGGGTGCAAAGGTATGTTTTTTTATGGTCTCTTCCTATTAGTGGTCAAAATATTATTGTTGGTCGGTGAAACAGACTTGTTCGTGGATAAAACCTGCTTTTGATCCTATTCCTGATTCCGAAACAATAATCTTTTCATGATCAGAATATTTCTGTTCCGGTTGTTTTGATAAAATCTATTTTCGCATCATCAAAAACAAAACAAGATGATAGAACAGGGAACTAATTTCAATCACACCTTCCGTTTCACTCAAAAAGAAGTTGAATTATTTGCAGAAGTAACAGGTGATAAAAATCCGGTTCATCTCGATGCAGATTATGCAGCGAAAACGATGTTTAAACGTCCGATTATTCACGGATTCCTCGGCGGAAGTGTTCTTTCAAAAGTTTTCGGAACGTTATTTCCAGGTGAAGGAACGATCTATCTCAAACAATCGATGTCATTCATGCGCCCGATGTTCGTTGACACGGATTATGAAGTGCGCATGATGGTGAAAGAAGTGAACAAAGAAAAACACCGCGCAATTGTAGAAACGAATATTGCAGATCTAAAAACAAATGAACTTGTAATCAGCGGAGAAGCAACAGTGATGAACGTGAATAAAATCTGATCAGAAAATTTTTTACTTGATCAGGCTTACTCCACCAATGAGACGATACTGTTTGCCTTCTGTGTCTGTTGCAGTGATCTTGTAAACGTAAGTGTCTTCCTGACAAAGATCGGAATGTCCCTGTACTTTTCCATCCCATCCTTTATTGATATCTGTAGTTTCAAAGAGAAGATTTCCCCATCGATCGAAAATCATCATGCGATAATGATCAGGATTGATCCAATTTGATTTAGGAAGGAACACATCATTATGTCCGTCTCCATTTGGAGTAAAAGCATTTGGTACATACAAAGCCGGATCGGGCATAACACAAACGTCCTGAACAGTTGTATCAATACAACCATCTGTTGTAGTTACAACGAGCATTACGTTTCGACATCCTACATAACCAAAATCATAACTAGGATTTTGCAAAGTAGAAGTTCCGCTTGCGGTATCACCAAAGAACCATGACCAGTTGTTGATACTTCCGATTGAAAGATCGGTGAAGTACGCCGTTGGTGCTTCTTCCATGATAGGAACAGGAATCCAATCGAAATTAGCAACCGGATTCGGCTTCACAGAAATATAATTGTTTAATGTGAGTGAATCAACACAGCCGGCCGACGACCAAACTATGAGAGTCACATTGTAATTACCAGCAGAAATATAACAATGATTAGGTGCAGAAGAACTGGAAGCGCCTCCATCACCAAATGACCAACTCCATCCGGTTAAAGAAAATGGCGGAGCAATAGAAGAAGCATCGGAAAAATTAATGCATGCCGGAACGCAATTAGCATTCGTATCACTGGTGAATGCAACTGTAGGAGGAGGACTAACAGTAACCAGCACTGTTGATGAATTCGTACATCCATTCGCATCAACTATTGATGCAGTATAGGTAGTTGTAGCAAGAGGATTGATCGTGATCGGTGTTCCGGAAGGTAAAACACCAGGTGACCACGTTGTGGTATAAGCGGAAGTTCCTCCAGTTGTAGTTGCGGTTAATGTAACCGGAAGTCCGGAACAAGCAGCCGGCGGCGCTGCAGTGACAACAGTAGACAATGGCGCAGGTTGAGTAACGTTGATCGTTGAAGTGCCGATACAACCATTCGCATCAGTAATGATACAAGTATAAGTTCCTGCGTTCAGATTATTGGCAGTCGATCCTGTGCCACCACTCGGTGCCCATTGATATGTGTAACCCGGCGTCCCCCCGGAGGCGACTACGCT is a window encoding:
- a CDS encoding MaoC family dehydratase, coding for MIEQGTNFNHTFRFTQKEVELFAEVTGDKNPVHLDADYAAKTMFKRPIIHGFLGGSVLSKVFGTLFPGEGTIYLKQSMSFMRPMFVDTDYEVRMMVKEVNKEKHRAIVETNIADLKTNELVISGEATVMNVNKI
- the phaC gene encoding class III poly(R)-hydroxyalkanoic acid synthase subunit PhaC, whose product is MANENLVKQIAETGTKLVKGYDNLVKIDKVEVATTPKELVFKVDKIKLYRYKRETPAKFNTPVIVSYALVNRHDMLDIQPDRSFVKNLLDLGLDIYMIDWGYPTQADKDVTLDDYVNWFLDDIVDFVRKNNEVEKVNLMGICQGGTLSLIYTSLHTEKIKNLVTLVTPVDFSTNEGLLFRWSKNINFDRLVDSYGTVPGEFLNNGFSMLKPMMRVNKYMGMVDIMEDKNKMLNFLRMEKWINDSPNQSGECFRQFMKDLYQGNKLFKDELVIGGKKISLKNITIPVLNIYAEEDHLVPPSASIPLNEKLGTKDNELYKFPGGHIGVFVGTRSQKELAPAVIKFLGSRD
- a CDS encoding alpha/beta hydrolase; translated protein: MWATPHYLNISPEDEIAFYDSGIVKSDTQANKPVLVFVHGLGLNGKFWNYAVEYLRNDFRCIAIDLPGHGCSRKFRGDFSMNFFAGVVRALIEKLNLQDVTLAGHSMGGQISIVTALQMPSVVQRLVLISPAGIETFSPEEKMHLVQGTEFFYRAPMDVAHVMSMYAPQLGARAEQVSELAQEHLEQQKEMFSQFSETIISCVKGMLNEPVMSFLPHLHQPVLVLYGKNDQLIPNRILHSSMKISDIAEIAKQKIIHSKVELLDDCGHYLPFENPHLFSKKIIPFYLSTEK
- a CDS encoding helix-turn-helix transcriptional regulator yields the protein MAPKKTAGFGKLDSTECAGKLLPVTDALYVLSGKWKLPIIIALGHGHKRFKQLQREIKGITAKMLSKELREMEMNELVTRTVYDTTPVTVEYELTKYGMTLDKVIFALGEWGEKHRKRIRGKK
- a CDS encoding dioxygenase; translated protein: METTDLSKIVDKFSSTKKMPVLFTSHGNPMEALSDLNATPFFTSLGVVSKKIRDEFSINAVLVISAHWLTRGTYVNAGEVQETIHDYYGFPKEYYEIKYPAHGSPAYAHEVKKLAPVVNETKEWGLDHGSWPVLRHYFPNGDIPVFQMSIDYYQSAQYHFDLAKQLKPLREKGVLIIGSGAVVHNLKQGMKKMLHGERSLFGWEEEFDQWVKMKVDQRDFQSLIDYEKNKLGLTASPTPDHYVPMLYSLGVADKDELIEHTFEELLPAFSNRGFRIG
- a CDS encoding DoxX family protein → MKVIPLIGRIFFSLLFLVAGLGHFSSQSVSYAASMGVPMASVLVPISGVMAVVGALSLITGYRAKWGAWIIIAFLVPVTFWMHAFWKVTDPMMMQMQMANFMKNMAMIGGALFIAYFGSGPYSIGTKLHRNKSKLVTQ